In the genome of Dermacentor variabilis isolate Ectoservices chromosome 5, ASM5094787v1, whole genome shotgun sequence, one region contains:
- the LOC142582329 gene encoding proton-coupled zinc antiporter SLC30A2-like isoform X2, translating into MNAMMEMRDGSAAASPSDRLVGTTRYDALRDTSEDDSDESLHCHVHQQPRLSSKVAQKQLFVSCLICLTFMIAEVIGGYMSNSLAIMSDAAHLCADLAGFLISIFAVWIAQKSPTKRLSFGFYRAEVLGAVLSVVFIWVLTGILVYTAVQRIYHDDYDIDAGIMLIVSGTGVAMNIIMGLVLHGCCPCAGIAQHGHSHGLGTHGHGHKQPGERTNINIRAAFIHVLGDLLQSIGVLISAYIIKYNPQYKVADPICTFIFSALVLFTTVSILRDAVFILMEGFPKDLNYATVKSALQSIKGVRMAHSLHVWSLTADRRALAVHLAVDPDTDQSAVLQAAQKLVRKSFGIHGSTIQVEVFSATEMLSCETCKGP; encoded by the exons GACACCAGTGAAGATGACAGCGATGAGTCTCTTCACTGCCATGTACACCAGCAGCCAAGGCTCTCGTCTAAGGTGGCGCAGAAACAACTCTTTGTCAGCTGTCTCATTTGCCTTACATTTATGATAGCTGAAGTAATTG GTGGCTACATGTCCAACAGCCTAGCTATCATGTCAGATGCAGCACACCTATGTGCCGACTTGGCTGGTTTTCTGATCTCTATTTTTGCTGTCTGGATTGCACAGAAGTCGCCCACAAAAAGACTGTCCTTTGGGTTCTATCGTGCAG AAGTCCTGGGTGCTGTGCTGAGTGTAGTGTTCATCTGGGTGCTGACGGGTATCCTAGTCTACACGGCCGTGCAGCGGATCTACCATGATGACTATGACATTGATGCAGGCATCATGCTCATAGTCTCTGGCACAGGGGTTGCCATGAACATCAT CATGGGCCTGGTGTTGCATGGATGCTGCCCATGTGCGGGCATTGCTCAGCATGGCCACAGCCATGGGCTCGGCACGCATGGTCACGGCCATAAACAGCCCGGTGAACGCACCAACATCAACATCCGCGCAGCTTTTATCCACGTCCTGGGAGACCTGCTGCAAAGCATTGGCGTGCTCATCTCGGCCTACATCATCAAGTACAAT CCCCAGTACAAGGTAGCTGACCCCATCTGCACATTCATATTTTCTGCTCTCGTGTTGTTCACGACTGTGTCGATACTGAGGGATGCCGTGTTTATCCTAATGGAAG GATTTCCGAAGGACCTCAACTATGCAACTGTAAAGTCTGCACTGCAAAGTATCAAAGGTGTCCGAATGGCACACAGCCTCCATGTGTGGTCATTGACGGCTGACAGACGTGCCctggctgtgcacttggctgttG ATCCCGACACTGACCAGTCAGCTGTTCTTCAAGCAGCTCAGAAGCTTGTGCGAAAGAGCTTTGGCATCCACGGTTCCACGATCCAAGTGGAAGTGTTCAGCGCGACTGAGATGCTCTCTTGCGAAACCTGCAAGGGACCGTGA
- the LOC142582329 gene encoding proton-coupled zinc antiporter SLC30A2-like isoform X1: MASSGSAKFAHVRDKVKQLFASERVAYCSEDSVSGDEELLDITSAPLSLMDENEDFCLCRRCRNASDPSSQCPRQSRLPAGFNSANGAQHNGETTPVIASDACMNYRHNGGESSALLYDTSEDDSDESLHCHVHQQPRLSSKVAQKQLFVSCLICLTFMIAEVIGGYMSNSLAIMSDAAHLCADLAGFLISIFAVWIAQKSPTKRLSFGFYRAEVLGAVLSVVFIWVLTGILVYTAVQRIYHDDYDIDAGIMLIVSGTGVAMNIIMGLVLHGCCPCAGIAQHGHSHGLGTHGHGHKQPGERTNINIRAAFIHVLGDLLQSIGVLISAYIIKYNPQYKVADPICTFIFSALVLFTTVSILRDAVFILMEGFPKDLNYATVKSALQSIKGVRMAHSLHVWSLTADRRALAVHLAVDPDTDQSAVLQAAQKLVRKSFGIHGSTIQVEVFSATEMLSCETCKGP; encoded by the exons ATGGCATCCAGTGGTTCCGCCAAATTTGCCCATGTTCGTGATAAAGTCAAGCAGCTATTTGCTAGTGAACGTGTAGCGTACTGCTCCGAGGATTCAGTTTCCGGAGACGAAGAACTTCTAGACATTACCAGCGCACCGCTGAGTCTGATGGATGAGAACGAGGATTTCTGTCTGTGTAGGCGCTGTCGCAACGCCAGTGACCCGTCTTCTCAGTGCCCACGCCAAAGCAGGCTACCTGCGGGTTTTAATTCAGCGAACGGAGCGCAGCACAACGGCGAGACGACGCCTGTCATCGCATCAGATGCTTGCATGAACTACAGGCACAATGGTGGTGAAAGCTCCGCACTCCTTTAT GACACCAGTGAAGATGACAGCGATGAGTCTCTTCACTGCCATGTACACCAGCAGCCAAGGCTCTCGTCTAAGGTGGCGCAGAAACAACTCTTTGTCAGCTGTCTCATTTGCCTTACATTTATGATAGCTGAAGTAATTG GTGGCTACATGTCCAACAGCCTAGCTATCATGTCAGATGCAGCACACCTATGTGCCGACTTGGCTGGTTTTCTGATCTCTATTTTTGCTGTCTGGATTGCACAGAAGTCGCCCACAAAAAGACTGTCCTTTGGGTTCTATCGTGCAG AAGTCCTGGGTGCTGTGCTGAGTGTAGTGTTCATCTGGGTGCTGACGGGTATCCTAGTCTACACGGCCGTGCAGCGGATCTACCATGATGACTATGACATTGATGCAGGCATCATGCTCATAGTCTCTGGCACAGGGGTTGCCATGAACATCAT CATGGGCCTGGTGTTGCATGGATGCTGCCCATGTGCGGGCATTGCTCAGCATGGCCACAGCCATGGGCTCGGCACGCATGGTCACGGCCATAAACAGCCCGGTGAACGCACCAACATCAACATCCGCGCAGCTTTTATCCACGTCCTGGGAGACCTGCTGCAAAGCATTGGCGTGCTCATCTCGGCCTACATCATCAAGTACAAT CCCCAGTACAAGGTAGCTGACCCCATCTGCACATTCATATTTTCTGCTCTCGTGTTGTTCACGACTGTGTCGATACTGAGGGATGCCGTGTTTATCCTAATGGAAG GATTTCCGAAGGACCTCAACTATGCAACTGTAAAGTCTGCACTGCAAAGTATCAAAGGTGTCCGAATGGCACACAGCCTCCATGTGTGGTCATTGACGGCTGACAGACGTGCCctggctgtgcacttggctgttG ATCCCGACACTGACCAGTCAGCTGTTCTTCAAGCAGCTCAGAAGCTTGTGCGAAAGAGCTTTGGCATCCACGGTTCCACGATCCAAGTGGAAGTGTTCAGCGCGACTGAGATGCTCTCTTGCGAAACCTGCAAGGGACCGTGA
- the LOC142582329 gene encoding proton-coupled zinc antiporter SLC30A2-like isoform X3 — MNYRHNGGESSALLYDTSEDDSDESLHCHVHQQPRLSSKVAQKQLFVSCLICLTFMIAEVIGGYMSNSLAIMSDAAHLCADLAGFLISIFAVWIAQKSPTKRLSFGFYRAEVLGAVLSVVFIWVLTGILVYTAVQRIYHDDYDIDAGIMLIVSGTGVAMNIIMGLVLHGCCPCAGIAQHGHSHGLGTHGHGHKQPGERTNINIRAAFIHVLGDLLQSIGVLISAYIIKYNPQYKVADPICTFIFSALVLFTTVSILRDAVFILMEGFPKDLNYATVKSALQSIKGVRMAHSLHVWSLTADRRALAVHLAVDPDTDQSAVLQAAQKLVRKSFGIHGSTIQVEVFSATEMLSCETCKGP; from the exons ATGAACTACAGGCACAATGGTGGTGAAAGCTCCGCACTCCTTTAT GACACCAGTGAAGATGACAGCGATGAGTCTCTTCACTGCCATGTACACCAGCAGCCAAGGCTCTCGTCTAAGGTGGCGCAGAAACAACTCTTTGTCAGCTGTCTCATTTGCCTTACATTTATGATAGCTGAAGTAATTG GTGGCTACATGTCCAACAGCCTAGCTATCATGTCAGATGCAGCACACCTATGTGCCGACTTGGCTGGTTTTCTGATCTCTATTTTTGCTGTCTGGATTGCACAGAAGTCGCCCACAAAAAGACTGTCCTTTGGGTTCTATCGTGCAG AAGTCCTGGGTGCTGTGCTGAGTGTAGTGTTCATCTGGGTGCTGACGGGTATCCTAGTCTACACGGCCGTGCAGCGGATCTACCATGATGACTATGACATTGATGCAGGCATCATGCTCATAGTCTCTGGCACAGGGGTTGCCATGAACATCAT CATGGGCCTGGTGTTGCATGGATGCTGCCCATGTGCGGGCATTGCTCAGCATGGCCACAGCCATGGGCTCGGCACGCATGGTCACGGCCATAAACAGCCCGGTGAACGCACCAACATCAACATCCGCGCAGCTTTTATCCACGTCCTGGGAGACCTGCTGCAAAGCATTGGCGTGCTCATCTCGGCCTACATCATCAAGTACAAT CCCCAGTACAAGGTAGCTGACCCCATCTGCACATTCATATTTTCTGCTCTCGTGTTGTTCACGACTGTGTCGATACTGAGGGATGCCGTGTTTATCCTAATGGAAG GATTTCCGAAGGACCTCAACTATGCAACTGTAAAGTCTGCACTGCAAAGTATCAAAGGTGTCCGAATGGCACACAGCCTCCATGTGTGGTCATTGACGGCTGACAGACGTGCCctggctgtgcacttggctgttG ATCCCGACACTGACCAGTCAGCTGTTCTTCAAGCAGCTCAGAAGCTTGTGCGAAAGAGCTTTGGCATCCACGGTTCCACGATCCAAGTGGAAGTGTTCAGCGCGACTGAGATGCTCTCTTGCGAAACCTGCAAGGGACCGTGA